From the genome of Streptomyces sp. NBC_01260, one region includes:
- a CDS encoding heavy metal-responsive transcriptional regulator: MRIGDLATISGLTAKTIRYYEQAGLVPPPPRTSSGYRDYPPAAEARLTFIRDAQHAGLTLAEIRGILALRDSGEAPCAHVTDLIHQHLEEINRRIAELRKTRTALRDLAQQAAKTDPQSCSDADTICRIISPPRPARRTPQSDTHRATPADNSTPS, translated from the coding sequence ATGCGCATCGGGGACCTCGCCACCATCAGCGGACTGACCGCCAAGACCATCCGCTACTACGAACAGGCCGGCCTGGTGCCCCCGCCGCCCCGGACCTCGAGCGGTTACCGCGACTACCCGCCCGCCGCCGAAGCCCGCCTCACCTTCATCCGCGATGCCCAGCACGCCGGCCTCACCCTCGCCGAGATCCGCGGCATCCTCGCGCTCCGAGACAGCGGCGAGGCCCCCTGCGCACACGTCACCGACCTCATCCACCAGCACCTCGAAGAGATCAACCGGCGAATCGCCGAGCTCCGCAAAACCCGCACCGCTCTGCGCGACCTGGCCCAGCAAGCAGCCAAGACCGACCCCCAGTCCTGCAGCGACGCCGACACCATCTGCCGCATCATCAGCCCACCCCGTCCCGCACGAAGGACGCCTCAAAGCGACACGCACAGAGCGACACCCGCTGACAACAGCACCCCGTCATAA
- a CDS encoding IS3 family transposase (programmed frameshift): MAKQYPKELKERAVRLVLETRDQYKTESAAIRSIGAKLDIGPESLRNWVRQAEVDAGARTGTTTEESAQLKALKKEVAELKRANEILKAAAKFLRGRARPATHTLVAFIDEHRDRFGGVEPICRTLTEHDCSIHPSTYYAHKKRPLSARAMRDAELAPLIVEIFRDNYSVYGARKIWAELKRQGHQVARCTVERLMKAEGLTGAVRGKKIVTTRADKEADRAPDRLGRQFVASAPNRVWVADFTYVATWSGTVYVAFVVDTFSRRIVGWSAATNKQTPLVLSALEMGLWQRDRANTPVMARELIHHSDAGSQYTSFRLAAHLASEQIAASIGTVGDALDNALMESTIGLYKTELIKPQRPWKALSDVELATAEWADWYNHRRLHGEIGHVPPVEYEATYYQQNTQEPQVTATI; encoded by the exons ATGGCGAAGCAATACCCCAAGGAGCTCAAGGAGCGGGCCGTGCGCCTGGTCCTGGAGACTCGTGATCAGTACAAGACCGAGTCCGCGGCGATCCGGTCGATCGGAGCGAAGCTCGACATCGGGCCGGAGTCCCTGCGCAACTGGGTGCGGCAGGCCGAGGTCGACGCCGGTGCTCGGACCGGGACAACGACCGAGGAATCCGCCCAGCTCAAAGCCCTCAAGAAGGAGGTCGCCGAGCTGAAGCGGGCGAACGAGATCTTGAAGGCGGCGGCGA AGTTTCTTCGCGGCCGAGCTCGACCGGCCACACACACGCTCGTAGCGTTCATCGACGAGCACCGGGACCGCTTCGGCGGAGTCGAGCCGATCTGCAGGACGCTCACCGAGCACGATTGCAGCATCCACCCGTCCACCTACTACGCACACAAGAAGCGCCCGCTGTCAGCCCGTGCCATGCGGGACGCGGAACTGGCTCCGTTGATCGTGGAGATATTCCGGGACAACTACAGCGTCTACGGGGCCCGCAAGATCTGGGCCGAGCTGAAGCGGCAAGGTCATCAGGTGGCGCGGTGCACTGTTGAGCGCCTGATGAAAGCCGAGGGCCTCACGGGGGCGGTGCGCGGGAAGAAGATCGTCACCACCAGGGCGGACAAGGAAGCCGACCGGGCGCCGGACCGGCTGGGCCGGCAGTTCGTGGCCAGCGCCCCCAACCGGGTGTGGGTCGCCGACTTCACCTACGTGGCCACCTGGTCCGGCACCGTCTACGTCGCGTTCGTCGTGGACACCTTCTCCCGCCGGATTGTCGGCTGGTCCGCCGCGACGAACAAGCAGACCCCGCTGGTGCTGTCCGCACTCGAGATGGGCCTGTGGCAACGTGACCGCGCGAACACCCCTGTGATGGCACGGGAGTTGATCCATCACTCCGATGCCGGTTCGCAATACACCAGCTTCCGGCTCGCCGCCCACCTGGCGTCCGAACAGATCGCGGCCTCCATCGGCACCGTCGGCGACGCCCTGGACAACGCCCTGATGGAATCGACCATCGGTCTGTACAAAACCGAGCTGATCAAACCGCAGCGTCCCTGGAAGGCCCTGAGCGACGTCGAGTTGGCCACGGCCGAATGGGCCGACTGGTACAACCACCGACGACTCCACGGTGAAATAGGACACGTCCCACCAGTCGAATACGAAGCCACCTACTACCAACAGAACACCCAAGAACCGCAGGTCACAGCCACAATCTAG
- a CDS encoding PfkB family carbohydrate kinase, which translates to MTISGRDHIHALTGALHRLDTAALDRWGRALAAVLTAGGRLLVAGNGGSAAEAQHLTSELVGRFRAERAPLSAIALHADSSSVTALTNDYGPEEVFARQVRAHGRPGDVLLLLSASGTSPNVLAAARAGRETGLTVWALTGPGPNPLAEASDLAVYVDAAQVATVQECHLVAIHLLCAAVDAHFVEADAAAAEEPGDTRRLVVVGDVLLDRDITGTAERLSPEAPVPVVSNVRTTERPGGAGLAAALAAREPNWRITLVCGLGQDAPGARVRALLDEAGVEIISLAIGGATPTKTRVRAAGRTLLRFDADSDSGADSVGTAALRLGPLPPEARARLAEASAVLVCDYGRGITAHDDVRQALTDAATGRPLVWDPHPRGTAPVPGTALAVPNAEEALALTGDAAPRDLAGDAARAVRLLARWPVKQVAVTRGCDGAVLVADPESHPLVVPARRATGDACGAGDRLAVTAALMLGTGRLPSHAVAAAVDAATQYVTSGGPSSLTARPVTATTDPQELAARVRKHGGRVVGAGGCFDLLHAGHLALLEQARRLGDTLIVCLNSDASVRRLKGESRPAVGERERAMLLEALDCVDGVLVFDEDTPERILAELRPDVWVKGGDYAGQRVPEAGLVESWGGSVVTVPYLDGHSTTSRIDRLTGRVGAQ; encoded by the coding sequence GTGACCATATCGGGCCGAGACCACATCCATGCCCTGACCGGGGCATTGCACCGCCTCGACACCGCTGCGCTGGACCGGTGGGGTCGAGCCCTCGCCGCCGTCCTGACGGCCGGCGGGCGGCTCCTGGTCGCGGGCAACGGCGGCTCGGCGGCCGAAGCCCAGCACCTCACCTCCGAGCTCGTCGGGCGCTTCCGCGCCGAGCGTGCGCCGCTGTCGGCGATCGCACTGCACGCCGACTCCTCCTCGGTCACCGCCCTCACCAACGACTACGGGCCCGAAGAGGTCTTCGCCCGGCAGGTCCGCGCGCACGGGCGGCCCGGTGACGTCCTCCTTTTGCTCTCCGCCTCCGGAACCAGCCCCAACGTGCTCGCCGCAGCCCGGGCGGGTCGGGAGACGGGCCTGACCGTCTGGGCACTGACCGGCCCCGGCCCGAATCCCCTGGCCGAGGCGAGCGATCTGGCCGTGTACGTGGACGCCGCCCAGGTGGCGACCGTCCAGGAATGCCACCTGGTCGCCATACACCTGCTGTGCGCGGCCGTCGACGCCCACTTCGTCGAGGCCGACGCCGCCGCTGCCGAGGAACCAGGTGACACACGGCGGCTGGTGGTGGTCGGCGACGTGCTGCTAGACCGTGACATCACCGGTACGGCCGAGCGGCTGTCTCCCGAAGCCCCCGTCCCCGTCGTCTCCAACGTCCGCACCACTGAACGGCCGGGCGGCGCGGGGCTGGCCGCCGCACTCGCCGCCCGGGAACCCAACTGGAGGATCACCCTCGTGTGCGGCCTCGGGCAGGACGCGCCCGGGGCCCGGGTCCGCGCCCTCTTGGACGAAGCGGGAGTGGAGATCATAAGCCTCGCAATTGGAGGCGCCACGCCGACGAAGACCCGCGTCCGCGCGGCTGGCCGTACACTGCTGCGATTCGATGCCGACAGTGACTCCGGTGCCGACAGCGTCGGCACCGCGGCACTTCGGCTCGGCCCACTCCCGCCCGAGGCCCGTGCCCGGCTTGCGGAAGCCTCCGCCGTCCTCGTCTGCGACTACGGGCGCGGCATCACAGCCCACGACGACGTCCGTCAGGCGCTGACTGATGCGGCCACGGGCCGACCACTGGTGTGGGACCCGCATCCCCGGGGCACCGCCCCGGTACCGGGGACCGCGCTGGCCGTCCCCAACGCGGAAGAAGCCCTGGCCCTCACCGGGGACGCGGCGCCGCGCGACCTCGCGGGCGATGCAGCGAGGGCCGTACGGCTGCTCGCCCGATGGCCCGTCAAACAGGTGGCCGTCACCCGGGGCTGCGATGGCGCGGTCCTCGTCGCGGATCCCGAGAGCCACCCCCTGGTCGTCCCGGCCCGGCGGGCCACCGGGGACGCCTGCGGGGCCGGCGACCGACTGGCCGTCACCGCCGCGCTGATGCTGGGCACCGGACGACTGCCCTCGCACGCGGTGGCCGCGGCCGTCGACGCCGCCACGCAATACGTCACCTCGGGCGGCCCCTCCTCGCTGACCGCCCGGCCCGTCACCGCCACGACAGACCCGCAGGAACTGGCCGCCCGTGTGCGGAAGCACGGCGGGCGCGTGGTCGGCGCCGGGGGATGCTTCGACCTGCTGCACGCCGGGCACTTGGCGCTCCTGGAACAGGCCCGCCGCCTCGGAGACACACTGATCGTGTGCCTCAACAGCGACGCCTCCGTGCGCCGTCTCAAGGGCGAGAGCCGACCAGCCGTTGGCGAGCGGGAACGGGCGATGCTGCTGGAAGCGCTGGATTGCGTGGACGGCGTGCTCGTCTTCGACGAGGACACCCCCGAGAGGATCCTGGCCGAGCTGCGCCCGGACGTCTGGGTCAAGGGCGGCGACTACGCGGGGCAGCGCGTCCCCGAGGCCGGCCTCGTGGAGAGCTGGGGAGGCAGTGTCGTCACCGTGCCCTACCTGGACGGGCATTCGACCACCAGCCGGATCGACCGGCTCACCGGGCGGGTCGGTGCCCAGTGA
- a CDS encoding HNH endonuclease family protein translates to MQTTRKEVLIAEAVKVLEQGARCALTGGEWLSYSDEVTVTSATKLDIDHLVRLAEAWDSGASKWDADRREQYADDLTAERSLVTVTARTNRSKADRDPAQWLPPAASAQCTYGADWIATKLRWKLTADTKERAALAKLAKGCANTVVKYKVG, encoded by the coding sequence ATGCAGACAACCCGGAAGGAAGTCCTCATCGCCGAGGCGGTCAAGGTGCTGGAACAAGGCGCGCGGTGTGCGCTGACGGGCGGAGAGTGGCTGAGCTACTCCGACGAAGTCACCGTGACCTCCGCGACGAAACTCGATATCGACCACCTCGTGCGGCTCGCCGAAGCCTGGGATTCCGGGGCATCGAAGTGGGACGCCGACCGGCGCGAGCAGTACGCCGACGACCTCACCGCTGAACGGTCGCTGGTAACGGTCACGGCGAGGACGAATCGCAGCAAGGCCGACCGCGACCCCGCGCAGTGGCTTCCGCCGGCCGCGTCCGCGCAGTGCACCTACGGTGCCGACTGGATCGCGACGAAGCTGCGGTGGAAGCTCACCGCGGACACCAAGGAGCGTGCGGCACTGGCGAAGCTCGCGAAGGGCTGCGCCAACACGGTCGTGAAGTACAAGGTCGGCTGA
- a CDS encoding ABC transporter permease — protein MPDTVRHVLTTALRICHLSWKDYRVASAGLAASASIGVRTVFQVAFFTLLGQLTAGDAGRAHAFVGSVAFAPVAAVTSHVSAVVTSEVPQGTMYRLRLGDTPLLVVLLLRSWVYVAEGLAASLLALLVLGPTVLGGHGTADVAAGYPLVLLTTVGCLCTGLFCCALALSGLDEGLVVNVAGYLILLCAGVVVPVGPEGVLHLVGQVLPLGAGLDALRSLGTGTAGELWGAVVHETVVAGLWLLATALLLRLQARRVRAGVAPEPV, from the coding sequence TTGCCTGACACCGTTCGCCATGTGCTCACCACGGCCCTGAGGATCTGCCATCTTTCGTGGAAGGACTACCGTGTCGCCTCGGCCGGACTCGCGGCGTCGGCCAGCATCGGAGTCCGGACCGTCTTCCAGGTCGCCTTCTTCACCCTCCTCGGGCAGCTCACTGCCGGAGACGCCGGACGCGCCCACGCGTTCGTCGGCTCCGTCGCCTTCGCCCCGGTGGCCGCGGTCACCAGCCATGTCTCCGCCGTGGTGACCTCCGAGGTACCCCAGGGGACCATGTACCGCCTGCGCCTCGGCGACACCCCGCTGCTCGTCGTCCTGCTCCTGCGCTCCTGGGTGTACGTCGCCGAAGGGCTGGCGGCCTCGCTCCTGGCGCTGCTCGTCCTGGGGCCGACCGTTCTGGGCGGGCACGGGACGGCCGATGTTGCGGCCGGGTATCCCCTGGTGCTCCTCACCACGGTGGGCTGCCTCTGCACGGGCCTGTTCTGCTGTGCCCTCGCTCTGTCCGGCCTTGACGAGGGGCTCGTCGTCAACGTCGCCGGCTATCTGATCCTGCTCTGCGCCGGCGTGGTCGTTCCCGTGGGTCCGGAGGGCGTCCTTCATTTGGTCGGCCAGGTGCTGCCCCTGGGAGCCGGGCTGGACGCCCTGCGCTCCCTGGGCACCGGCACGGCCGGCGAGCTGTGGGGCGCGGTCGTGCACGAGACGGTCGTGGCAGGACTGTGGCTGCTCGCGACCGCTCTTCTGCTGCGGCTTCAGGCCCGGCGCGTCCGCGCCGGTGTCGCACCCGAGCCGGTGTGA
- a CDS encoding D-glycero-alpha-D-manno-heptose-1,7-bisphosphate 7-phosphatase: MTATGGNADRPRRPAVLLDRDGTLTEHRHYPAHPDELALQPDIGAPLRALQEEGFALVVVTNQSGVARGLLDATVLDAMHDRLRALLGRQEVRLDAIYACPHHPEGTVPRYRLVCRCRKPAPGMLLQAARDLDLDLARSWMVGDSPRDVEAGHRAGTRTARVGPGLDGGVDPEVTGATTSEVLRHMRLLGAVTLADRVG; the protein is encoded by the coding sequence GTGACCGCCACCGGCGGCAACGCGGACCGGCCCCGGCGTCCGGCGGTCCTCCTCGATCGCGACGGCACCCTCACGGAGCACCGCCACTACCCTGCCCACCCGGACGAGCTGGCCCTCCAGCCGGACATTGGTGCACCGCTGCGCGCCCTTCAGGAGGAGGGCTTCGCTCTGGTCGTGGTCACCAACCAGAGCGGGGTCGCCCGGGGCCTGCTCGACGCCACCGTCCTGGACGCGATGCACGACCGGCTCCGCGCCCTCCTGGGCCGCCAGGAGGTTCGGCTCGACGCCATCTACGCCTGCCCGCACCACCCGGAGGGCACGGTGCCCCGATACCGGCTCGTCTGCCGCTGCCGGAAGCCGGCCCCCGGCATGCTTCTCCAAGCCGCCCGCGACCTCGATCTCGACCTCGCCCGGTCGTGGATGGTCGGCGACTCCCCGCGTGACGTGGAGGCCGGCCACCGGGCGGGAACCCGTACCGCACGGGTGGGTCCTGGGCTCGATGGGGGCGTTGATCCCGAGGTGACCGGTGCAACGACGTCCGAGGTTCTCCGCCACATGCGTTTGCTCGGCGCTGTCACGTTGGCTGACCGGGTGGGATGA
- a CDS encoding S1 RNA-binding domain-containing protein, translating to MAETADRGRRTILETLEPGQVCKGVVSSIEEFGVSVDIGGLDGLVNVTELAWTRFEAASDIVEVGQQVTIVVLGVDIERHQASFSLKALHPDPLEEFARVQFGRVIPGRVENVFFSVGVFVEVHENFKH from the coding sequence GTGGCGGAGACGGCAGATCGAGGTCGCCGGACGATCCTGGAGACTCTGGAGCCGGGCCAGGTCTGCAAAGGGGTGGTGTCGTCCATCGAGGAGTTCGGCGTGTCCGTCGACATCGGAGGCCTCGACGGACTGGTGAATGTGACCGAGTTGGCCTGGACTCGCTTCGAGGCGGCGTCGGACATTGTGGAGGTCGGACAGCAGGTCACCATCGTGGTGCTGGGCGTCGATATCGAGCGGCACCAGGCTTCCTTCTCACTGAAGGCGCTTCATCCGGATCCGCTTGAGGAGTTCGCTCGCGTTCAGTTCGGTCGCGTGATTCCGGGGCGTGTGGAGAACGTCTTCTTCAGCGTTGGAGTATTCGTGGAAGTCCACGAGAATTTCAAGCACTAG
- a CDS encoding ABC transporter ATP-binding protein: protein MENLRRTFQGTPPVEALRGVGLTVRIGEIVGLLGDNGAGKTTLLKILSTLLLPSAGGASVCGIDLARDGRLARRHLSVVFGGDRGLYPRLSALDNIMFFGGLSGSHRHLRTRSLAALEEVGLAERAGSRVETFSKGMRQRLHLAVGLLNWPCLLMLDEPTIGLDLAEAERVRDTIARLARAGTAVILTSHYPTDIDRLAGRVVLLDSGTVSHDLPIAEFRQQAGFTAEVRLSGPGVAPRDAAALLTDASVRIHQDEEGWRLTFQVGAWDAAVLDRLAEVVRRHPVADIDVASPGVEAVLRRLALNHG, encoded by the coding sequence GTGGAGAACCTCCGCAGAACCTTCCAGGGAACCCCTCCCGTCGAGGCACTGCGCGGGGTCGGCCTTACCGTACGAATCGGTGAGATTGTCGGACTGCTCGGGGACAACGGTGCGGGCAAAACCACGCTCCTGAAGATCCTCTCCACGCTCCTCCTGCCGTCGGCGGGGGGAGCCAGCGTCTGCGGCATCGACCTGGCCAGGGATGGGCGCCTGGCGCGACGTCACCTCAGTGTGGTCTTCGGCGGCGACCGGGGCTTGTACCCCCGACTCTCGGCCCTCGACAACATCATGTTCTTCGGCGGTCTGTCCGGATCGCACCGTCACCTGCGTACGCGCTCGCTCGCTGCCCTGGAAGAGGTCGGGCTTGCCGAGCGCGCGGGGAGCCGGGTCGAGACGTTCTCCAAGGGGATGCGGCAACGCCTCCATCTGGCCGTGGGGCTGCTGAACTGGCCGTGCCTGCTCATGCTGGACGAGCCGACCATCGGCCTCGACCTCGCGGAGGCGGAGCGTGTCCGCGACACCATCGCCCGCCTCGCCCGCGCGGGCACGGCGGTCATCCTCACCAGCCATTACCCCACGGACATCGACCGCCTGGCGGGCCGGGTCGTCCTGCTCGACTCCGGAACGGTCTCCCACGACCTGCCCATTGCCGAGTTCCGGCAGCAGGCCGGTTTCACCGCCGAGGTGCGGCTGTCCGGCCCGGGAGTCGCTCCGCGCGACGCCGCCGCGCTCCTGACCGACGCGTCCGTGCGGATCCATCAGGACGAGGAAGGGTGGAGGCTCACCTTCCAGGTTGGCGCCTGGGACGCGGCCGTACTCGACCGGCTGGCCGAGGTCGTACGACGGCATCCGGTGGCGGACATCGACGTTGCCTCGCCCGGTGTCGAGGCCGTGCTGCGACGACTGGCGCTGAACCATGGGTGA
- the merB gene encoding organomercurial lyase — MSWEDDIMRIRVLTVPDCPNGPVVRERITTALAGRDVEAELIEISEQAEAERAGMTGSPTVLFDGIDPFVQAGAVASVSCRIYRDADSNADGAPSVDDLRRALAAAGLPEVADDDSCADVLDLVGRDGRGRVAPVEGGLRAVHQAVLRHFAATGSAPELAELEPVAAAIGQTASKVLAELAREDFLALDRYGRIRAAYPFSAVPTAHRVAIAGGTQVWSMCAIDALGISAMLETDTVISSADPVTGEKVTVTSEDGKTIWAPASAVVFVGRRGCSGPAAEVCCDTLNFFTSTSSAQAWIEQHPDVDGQIVDRDRAEEIGRTTFGPLLTAS; from the coding sequence ATGAGCTGGGAGGACGACATCATGCGGATCAGGGTGCTGACGGTTCCGGACTGTCCCAACGGGCCGGTCGTGCGGGAGCGGATCACGACCGCGCTGGCCGGGCGGGACGTCGAGGCGGAACTGATCGAGATCTCCGAGCAGGCGGAGGCCGAGCGGGCAGGGATGACCGGCTCACCAACCGTCCTGTTCGATGGCATCGACCCGTTCGTGCAGGCCGGAGCGGTGGCGAGCGTGTCGTGCCGGATCTATCGGGACGCCGACAGCAACGCGGATGGGGCGCCGAGCGTGGACGACCTGCGCCGGGCCCTGGCCGCCGCGGGTTTGCCGGAAGTGGCGGACGACGATTCCTGTGCGGATGTGCTCGACCTGGTTGGGCGGGACGGTCGGGGTCGTGTCGCGCCGGTCGAGGGCGGGCTGCGGGCGGTGCATCAGGCGGTGTTGCGGCACTTCGCCGCCACCGGCAGCGCGCCCGAGCTCGCCGAGCTGGAACCGGTCGCGGCAGCCATCGGTCAGACGGCATCCAAGGTGCTGGCCGAGCTGGCCCGGGAGGACTTCTTGGCTCTGGACCGGTACGGACGCATCCGGGCCGCGTATCCCTTCTCCGCGGTGCCGACCGCGCATCGGGTGGCGATCGCGGGCGGAACGCAGGTGTGGTCGATGTGCGCGATCGACGCACTGGGCATCTCCGCGATGCTGGAGACGGACACCGTGATCTCCTCTGCCGATCCGGTCACCGGAGAGAAGGTCACCGTCACCAGCGAGGACGGGAAGACCATATGGGCGCCGGCATCGGCGGTGGTGTTCGTCGGGCGCCGCGGCTGCTCGGGGCCCGCCGCCGAGGTGTGCTGCGACACCCTGAACTTCTTCACCAGCACGTCCTCCGCCCAGGCGTGGATCGAGCAGCATCCGGACGTGGACGGGCAGATCGTCGACCGGGACCGCGCCGAAGAGATCGGCAGGACCACCTTCGGGCCACTGCTGACCGCCAGCTGA
- a CDS encoding ABC transporter permease, whose protein sequence is MGEALRVAKAEAWAMWRAAVLQMRETAQVKTATVVSVIQPVVLLAVVSRDGAHLGPERTTEIVFGVVMIALWSSTLWGAGTLLRREASQGTLAALLVRPVSLLSVLLGKTLGVAAAGFVRTLAAAAIAVPVLGLHPQLPRPSVAALVIVAAVVSAAAMGLVLSCVVFLSRAGLRIIEALGYPVFVLGGIVIPPDMLAPVLRWPAQAVSLHHVAGLVQDASHGRAFAYAHLAGVLLLTMLYLAGGVWAFNAVLRRGRAGGTLELA, encoded by the coding sequence ATGGGTGAGGCTCTTCGTGTTGCGAAGGCCGAGGCCTGGGCGATGTGGCGCGCCGCCGTCCTCCAGATGCGGGAGACAGCCCAGGTCAAGACCGCGACGGTCGTCTCCGTGATCCAACCGGTCGTGCTGCTGGCCGTCGTCTCCCGGGACGGCGCGCACCTGGGCCCGGAGCGGACGACCGAGATCGTGTTCGGCGTCGTGATGATCGCCCTGTGGTCGTCCACCCTCTGGGGAGCGGGAACGCTGCTCCGTCGTGAGGCGTCGCAGGGTACCCTCGCGGCCCTGCTGGTCCGCCCGGTGTCGCTGCTGTCGGTGCTGTTGGGCAAGACTCTCGGTGTCGCGGCGGCGGGTTTCGTACGCACCCTGGCCGCGGCGGCCATCGCCGTTCCCGTACTCGGGCTGCACCCGCAGCTTCCCCGGCCATCGGTGGCCGCGCTCGTCATTGTGGCGGCCGTGGTCTCCGCAGCCGCCATGGGGCTCGTCCTGAGCTGTGTCGTCTTCCTCTCCCGGGCGGGCCTGCGCATCATCGAGGCCCTCGGTTACCCGGTCTTCGTCCTCGGCGGCATCGTCATCCCTCCGGACATGCTCGCCCCGGTGCTGCGCTGGCCGGCCCAGGCCGTCAGCCTGCACCACGTGGCCGGCTTGGTCCAAGACGCCTCCCACGGCCGGGCGTTCGCCTACGCGCATCTGGCGGGCGTCCTGCTGCTGACCATGCTCTATCTCGCTGGCGGGGTGTGGGCGTTCAACGCCGTGCTGCGGCGCGGCCGAGCCGGGGGGACCCTTGAACTTGCCTGA
- a CDS encoding phenylacetate--CoA ligase family protein → MRQRFDPLVEPEDERHWRSQLIHEGLLFPRVYEEYERYSEIARRPGALRDLQGERLSASLRHAIDAVPAYRRAGITADDRGDPWRLLSTFPLVSKLELAEGMVDHCDDDIDPTTCRVLETSGTSGVPLRMVRHDDALVHEWATALVRNQRQGKAFDRTVLMPCLARMDRWFEYTSPGAGFARVAQFGLAGREASDRAGSAERAAFAERARSLRPDVLAGTPRNLLDFMELLRSHGGPLLSVRSVVTCGELLVPAVREALTEFFGLPMIDMYAMKEAGTIAVQCEAGSYHIESERLWLEVVDDDGVPLSEGHTGEIVITDLTNRAMPLIRYRTGDFGSLASAACGCGLPHKVMDLVEGRNPGELRRPDGTVLPVLWVARAARRHPVRRYQIVQEADFSVAVLVAPAPSFTAADAAELTRNLEDVLGAGVRCRVRTVADGDFHSAGRRKDVDFVSFLPGTSTAPG, encoded by the coding sequence TTGCGGCAGCGATTCGATCCGCTGGTGGAGCCGGAGGACGAGCGGCACTGGCGGTCGCAGTTGATCCATGAGGGGTTGCTCTTCCCGCGCGTGTACGAGGAGTACGAGCGGTACTCCGAGATCGCGAGACGGCCCGGAGCACTCAGGGACCTGCAGGGCGAGCGCCTTTCCGCGTCGCTCCGGCACGCCATCGACGCCGTCCCGGCGTATCGGCGGGCGGGGATTACGGCAGATGACCGGGGAGATCCCTGGCGGTTGCTCTCCACGTTCCCTCTGGTGAGCAAGCTCGAGCTGGCCGAGGGCATGGTCGACCATTGCGACGACGACATCGATCCGACGACCTGCCGGGTTCTGGAGACGTCGGGGACCAGCGGAGTGCCGTTGCGGATGGTCCGTCACGATGATGCGCTGGTCCACGAGTGGGCTACCGCGCTCGTCAGGAACCAGCGGCAGGGCAAGGCGTTCGACCGTACGGTGCTGATGCCGTGCCTGGCGCGGATGGACCGCTGGTTCGAGTACACCTCTCCCGGGGCGGGGTTCGCGCGGGTCGCGCAGTTCGGTCTCGCGGGACGCGAGGCGTCCGACCGCGCCGGATCCGCCGAGCGCGCCGCGTTCGCCGAGCGCGCCAGGAGCCTCCGTCCGGACGTCCTGGCGGGCACACCACGCAACCTCTTGGACTTCATGGAGCTGCTGCGCTCGCACGGCGGCCCGCTGCTGTCGGTCCGGTCCGTCGTGACGTGCGGTGAGCTTCTCGTCCCCGCCGTACGGGAAGCGCTCACGGAGTTCTTCGGCCTACCAATGATCGACATGTACGCGATGAAGGAAGCCGGCACCATCGCGGTGCAGTGCGAGGCGGGCTCTTATCACATCGAGTCCGAGCGGCTCTGGCTGGAGGTCGTCGACGACGACGGTGTACCGCTGTCGGAGGGGCACACCGGGGAGATCGTGATCACCGACCTGACCAATCGGGCGATGCCTCTGATCCGCTACCGGACCGGTGATTTCGGCTCGCTGGCGTCCGCCGCGTGCGGCTGCGGTCTCCCGCACAAAGTGATGGACCTTGTGGAAGGCCGCAACCCCGGCGAGTTGCGACGGCCTGACGGGACGGTTCTTCCCGTGCTCTGGGTCGCGCGGGCGGCTCGCCGCCACCCGGTTCGGCGTTACCAGATCGTGCAGGAGGCGGACTTCTCCGTGGCTGTACTGGTCGCACCGGCCCCGTCATTCACTGCGGCGGACGCCGCGGAGCTGACGCGGAACCTCGAGGACGTTCTCGGCGCCGGCGTCAGGTGCCGGGTGCGGACGGTCGCCGACGGCGACTTCCACAGCGCCGGCCGACGCAAGGACGTCGACTTCGTGAGCTTCCTCCCCGGCACGTCCACGGCCCCCGGGTAG